Proteins from a single region of Flavobacterium sp. YJ01:
- a CDS encoding hydroxymethylpyrimidine/phosphomethylpyrimidine kinase — translation MSENRPFVLSIAGLDPSGGAGILADIKTFEQHKVSGFAITTANTIQTENQFYEIQWTDLSFVIRSIETLFLNYKISAVKIGILSSLYDLSRIVSTIKLLSPSTKIVWDPVLKSTTKFDFLNIKDYLDLNKIISKIDLITPNLDEIEVLFPGFVAKDYWKENKVATNILLKGGHNKTAIGTDLLFLKNEILELLPSNKKCFEKHGSGCVISSAIAANLALNQSLEEACKNGKKYIENYLSSTSTLIGYHYV, via the coding sequence ATGTCAGAAAATCGTCCATTCGTACTTTCAATCGCAGGTCTAGATCCATCGGGCGGTGCAGGAATTTTGGCTGACATCAAGACATTTGAACAGCATAAAGTTTCTGGTTTTGCCATTACAACGGCCAATACCATTCAGACTGAGAATCAATTTTATGAAATTCAATGGACAGATTTGAGTTTTGTTATTCGTTCTATTGAAACTTTGTTTTTAAATTATAAAATAAGCGCCGTGAAAATCGGAATTCTTTCTTCTCTATATGATTTAAGTCGAATTGTTTCAACCATAAAACTTCTTTCTCCATCAACAAAAATTGTTTGGGATCCCGTTTTAAAATCGACGACAAAATTTGATTTTTTGAATATCAAAGATTATTTGGATTTAAATAAAATCATATCAAAAATTGATCTCATTACTCCAAATCTTGATGAGATTGAAGTTTTGTTTCCTGGTTTTGTTGCAAAAGATTACTGGAAAGAAAACAAAGTTGCGACTAATATTCTCTTAAAAGGCGGACATAACAAAACGGCAATAGGAACCGATCTTCTATTTCTAAAAAATGAAATTTTAGAATTGCTTCCTTCAAATAAAAAATGCTTTGAAAAACATGGCTCTGGTTGTGTTATTTCGTCAGCAATTGCAGCAAATTTAGCTTTAAATCAAAGTTTAGAAGAGGCTTGCAAAAATGGCAAAAAATACATTGAAAACTATCTAAGTTCAACCTCAACCTTAATCGGATATCATTATGTATAA
- a CDS encoding thiamine phosphate synthase, translating into MYNKLQYISQGETIEEQLYNINQALDAGCNWVQMRFKNQTQKDVFTLAEAVKPLCEEYLANFIVNDDLHLAQQIAADGVHLGLTDTKIDEARAILGTTKIIGGTANTFEDIENHVKNGCDYIGLGPFRFTNTKEKLSPILGLAGYFDILEKIKKNKLQIPVYAIGGITLRDVAPLMETGIYGIALSGIITESEEKEKLIQQLNEKLYANIVA; encoded by the coding sequence ATGTATAACAAATTACAATACATTTCGCAAGGCGAAACTATCGAAGAACAATTATACAATATAAATCAAGCATTAGATGCGGGATGCAATTGGGTGCAAATGCGATTTAAAAACCAAACCCAAAAAGATGTTTTTACTCTTGCGGAAGCTGTGAAACCTTTGTGCGAAGAATATCTTGCAAATTTTATTGTAAATGATGATTTACATCTTGCCCAACAAATCGCCGCAGATGGTGTTCATTTAGGTTTAACTGATACCAAAATTGATGAAGCAAGAGCAATTTTAGGCACAACCAAAATAATCGGAGGCACGGCAAATACTTTTGAAGACATCGAAAATCATGTAAAAAACGGCTGTGATTATATTGGTTTAGGACCATTTCGATTTACAAACACAAAAGAAAAATTAAGTCCGATTTTAGGTTTGGCGGGTTATTTTGATATTCTTGAAAAAATAAAAAAAAACAAACTTCAAATTCCTGTTTACGCTATTGGAGGCATCACATTACGCGACGTAGCTCCGCTGATGGAAACTGGAATTTACGGAATTGCCCTTTCCGGAATCATCACAGAAAGTGAAGAAAAAGAAAAATTGATTCAACAATTAAATGAAAAATTATATGCAAACATCGTTGCTTAA
- a CDS encoding thiazole synthase gives MQTSLLNIGNKTFNSRLFLGTGKFGSNEEMAQAVLASESELVTVALKRIDLETETDAILSHLQHPNISLLPNTSGARNAKEAVFAAQLAREALETNWVKLEIHPDPKYLMPDPIETLKATEELAKLGFIVLPYIHADPVLCKHLESAGTSAVMPLGSPIGSNKGLKTIDFLEIIIEQSAVPVIVDAGIGSPSDAAKAMEIGADAVLVNTAIAVAGNPKLMAEAFKQAVIAGRKAFEAKVANQQNYAVASSPLTSFLYD, from the coding sequence ATGCAAACATCGTTGCTTAACATAGGAAACAAAACTTTTAATTCTCGTTTGTTTTTAGGAACAGGAAAATTTGGTTCGAATGAAGAAATGGCGCAAGCAGTTTTAGCTTCAGAAAGTGAATTGGTAACCGTTGCACTTAAGCGCATTGATCTTGAAACAGAAACCGATGCAATCCTCTCGCATTTACAACATCCAAATATTAGTTTATTGCCAAATACTTCAGGTGCAAGAAATGCTAAAGAAGCTGTTTTTGCGGCGCAGTTGGCTCGTGAAGCTTTAGAAACCAATTGGGTAAAATTAGAGATTCATCCAGATCCCAAATATTTAATGCCAGATCCGATTGAAACATTAAAAGCCACAGAAGAATTGGCAAAACTAGGCTTTATCGTTCTTCCGTACATTCATGCTGATCCAGTTTTATGCAAACATTTAGAAAGCGCTGGAACTTCCGCCGTAATGCCCTTAGGTTCACCGATTGGAAGTAATAAAGGTTTAAAAACTATTGATTTTTTAGAAATCATAATCGAGCAAAGCGCTGTGCCTGTTATTGTTGATGCAGGAATCGGATCTCCTTCTGACGCTGCAAAAGCAATGGAAATAGGTGCCGATGCTGTTTTGGTAAACACTGCAATTGCTGTTGCTGGAAATCCAAAATTAATGGCAGAGGCATTTAAGCAAGCTGTAATAGCAGGAAGAAAAGCTTTTGAAGCCAAAGTTGCTAATCAGCAAAATTATGCAGTTGCTTCAAGTCCTTTGACTTCATTTTTATATGACTAA
- the thiH gene encoding 2-iminoacetate synthase ThiH, whose translation MNTFKAIFEQYNWDQIKSKIYQTTSKDVELTLAKTKYNLDDFLTLISPIAQNYLEQMAQKCHEITKKRFGKTIQMYAPLYLSNECQNICTYCGFSLDNKIKRKTLSDAEIKLEVEALKKTGFDHVLLVTGEANYTVNINYFLNAINLIKEDFSIISVEVQPLSTEDYERLHNAGVYSVLVYQETYHQEVYKKYHTKGKKSNFDYRLETPDRIGTAGIHKIGLGVLLGLEDWRTDSFFNALHLDYLQKKYWQTKYSVSFPRLRPAEGIIEPNFIMDDKDLTQLICAYRLWNEDLEISISTRENEKFRNHIIPIGVTSMSAGSKTNPGGYVVDPQSLEQFEISDERSAEEISKIIKNKGYEPVWKDWSKSFISDFRL comes from the coding sequence ATGAACACATTTAAAGCTATTTTTGAGCAATATAATTGGGATCAAATTAAATCCAAAATATACCAAACCACATCAAAAGATGTCGAGCTAACTTTGGCTAAAACCAAATACAATCTTGATGATTTTCTGACTTTGATTTCTCCAATTGCTCAAAATTATTTAGAACAAATGGCACAAAAGTGTCATGAAATAACAAAAAAGCGTTTCGGAAAAACCATTCAAATGTATGCGCCGTTGTATTTAAGCAACGAATGCCAAAACATCTGTACATACTGCGGATTTAGTTTAGACAATAAAATCAAAAGAAAAACACTTTCTGATGCTGAAATAAAACTAGAAGTCGAAGCCTTAAAAAAAACTGGTTTTGATCATGTTTTACTAGTTACAGGCGAGGCAAATTATACTGTGAATATCAATTATTTTCTAAATGCCATTAACTTAATCAAAGAAGACTTTTCTATTATTTCTGTTGAAGTTCAACCACTTTCTACAGAAGATTATGAACGTTTGCATAATGCTGGAGTATATTCGGTTTTGGTTTATCAGGAAACGTATCATCAAGAAGTTTATAAAAAGTATCATACTAAAGGTAAAAAATCAAATTTTGACTATAGATTGGAAACTCCTGACCGAATTGGAACTGCGGGAATTCATAAAATTGGTTTAGGCGTTTTATTAGGTTTGGAAGATTGGCGAACCGATAGCTTTTTCAATGCTTTACACTTAGATTATTTGCAGAAAAAATATTGGCAAACTAAATATTCTGTTTCTTTTCCACGTCTCCGCCCCGCCGAAGGAATTATCGAACCGAATTTTATTATGGATGATAAAGATTTAACCCAGTTAATTTGCGCTTATAGATTGTGGAATGAAGATTTAGAAATTTCCATTTCGACTCGTGAAAACGAAAAATTTAGAAACCATATAATTCCGATTGGCGTTACAAGTATGAGTGCTGGTTCAAAAACAAATCCTGGCGGTTATGTTGTAGATCCGCAATCTTTAGAACAATTTGAAATCAGCGATGAACGTTCTGCTGAGGAAATTTCAAAAATTATTAAAAATAAAGGTTACGAACCTGTTTGGAAAGATTGGAGCAAAAGTTTTATTTCAGATTTTAGATTGTAG
- a CDS encoding HesA/MoeB/ThiF family protein, whose product MSIIQEFLRYNRQTILPEIGDEGQEKLKKARVLVIGAGGLGCPILQYIATAGVGFIGIMDFDSIEIHNLHRQILYTENEIGQQKAIVAQKVVSKLNPLIEAVAINEKLTLENASKIIEQFDIVVDGSDNFSTRYLVNDTCVKLKKTLVYGSILKFEGQIAVFNHNGSKNLRDLFPEMPDPKDVPNCNLNGVLGTLPGIIGNMMAHETLKLILELPTLKNELVIFNTLNWNFTKLNF is encoded by the coding sequence GTGAGCATTATACAAGAATTCCTTCGTTACAACAGACAAACCATTCTTCCTGAAATTGGCGATGAAGGTCAGGAAAAACTAAAAAAAGCACGCGTTTTAGTCATTGGCGCTGGCGGTTTAGGCTGTCCGATTTTACAATATATTGCAACGGCTGGAGTTGGTTTTATCGGAATTATGGATTTTGATTCTATTGAAATTCACAATCTTCATCGACAGATTTTATATACTGAAAATGAGATCGGTCAACAAAAAGCAATTGTGGCACAAAAAGTAGTTTCAAAATTAAATCCGTTGATCGAAGCTGTGGCAATTAATGAAAAATTAACTCTAGAAAATGCATCAAAAATCATTGAACAATTTGATATTGTTGTAGATGGTTCAGATAATTTCTCAACTCGTTATTTGGTAAATGATACTTGCGTTAAACTGAAAAAGACTTTAGTTTACGGAAGTATTTTAAAATTTGAAGGACAAATTGCAGTTTTCAATCATAACGGAAGTAAAAATCTTCGGGATTTGTTTCCAGAAATGCCAGATCCAAAAGACGTTCCGAATTGTAATTTGAATGGTGTTTTGGGAACTCTACCCGGAATTATAGGGAATATGATGGCGCATGAAACACTGAAACTGATTCTAGAATTACCTACTTTAAAAAACGAATTGGTAATTTTTAATACGCTAAATTGGAATTTTACAAAGTTGAATTTTTAG
- a CDS encoding MOSC N-terminal beta barrel domain-containing protein: MSAVYSVKEIYIYPIKSLAGISLKSANAEEMGFENDRRWMLINTENVHVTQREYPKMSQFYPEISGDKIRINFEGETHEFLINEYLENAIDSQVWDDKSEVFEVNKTSSNWFSDKLGFDCKLVKIIKNGDRKHESSKLKETFNVSLADGYPYLLIGTESLDFLNEKLEEKITIKRFRPNIVISTKKAHEEDDFKDFKVGDVQFKNIKPCGRCIMVNNDPQKGIVKKEPLKTLSKYRNVDNSVLFGTNIVSLNSGIISVGDEVVF, translated from the coding sequence ATGAGCGCAGTTTACAGTGTAAAAGAAATCTATATTTATCCGATAAAAAGTTTGGCGGGGATTAGTTTAAAAAGTGCCAATGCAGAAGAAATGGGCTTTGAAAATGACCGTCGTTGGATGCTTATTAATACTGAAAATGTTCATGTTACTCAAAGAGAATATCCTAAAATGAGTCAGTTTTATCCTGAAATTTCGGGAGATAAAATTAGAATCAATTTTGAGGGAGAAACTCATGAATTCCTGATAAATGAATATCTTGAAAATGCTATCGATTCGCAAGTCTGGGATGATAAAAGTGAAGTTTTTGAAGTCAATAAAACTTCTTCAAATTGGTTTAGCGACAAATTGGGTTTTGACTGTAAATTGGTAAAAATCATTAAAAATGGCGACAGAAAACATGAAAGTTCTAAATTAAAAGAAACCTTCAATGTTAGTCTCGCTGATGGATATCCGTATTTATTAATCGGAACAGAAAGCCTTGATTTTTTGAATGAAAAATTAGAAGAAAAAATCACTATTAAAAGATTTCGTCCTAACATTGTCATAAGTACCAAAAAAGCTCATGAAGAAGATGATTTCAAGGATTTTAAAGTAGGCGATGTTCAATTTAAAAATATAAAACCCTGCGGAAGATGTATTATGGTTAATAATGATCCGCAGAAAGGAATTGTAAAAAAAGAACCTCTAAAAACGTTGAGCAAATACAGAAATGTAGATAACTCTGTTTTATTCGGGACTAATATTGTCAGCTTAAATTCTGGAATTATTAGTGTTGGCGATGAGGTTGTTTTCTAA
- the aat gene encoding leucyl/phenylalanyl-tRNA--protein transferase: MYYLFNDLFFPPVTEADEEGVLAIGGDLSSERLQLAYKSGIFPWFNEGEPILWWAPDPRMVLFFDELVISKSMRNILNRRMFKVTYNKSFREVISNCQQIKRDGQNGTWISNEMIDAYCKLNEEGIAKSVEVWQDEKLVGGLYGIDLGKGNIFCGESMFSKVSNASKVAFIALALHLQKENYKLLDCQVYNPHLESLGCREIEREEFMSILKSK; the protein is encoded by the coding sequence ATGTATTATTTATTCAACGATTTATTTTTTCCGCCTGTTACTGAAGCCGATGAAGAAGGTGTTTTGGCAATTGGTGGAGATTTAAGTTCAGAACGTTTACAATTGGCTTACAAAAGCGGAATTTTTCCTTGGTTTAATGAAGGAGAACCAATTCTTTGGTGGGCGCCAGATCCGAGAATGGTATTGTTTTTTGATGAATTAGTAATATCCAAAAGCATGAGGAACATTCTGAATAGAAGAATGTTTAAGGTTACTTATAATAAAAGTTTTAGAGAAGTAATTTCGAATTGCCAGCAAATAAAACGCGATGGACAAAACGGAACTTGGATTTCTAACGAAATGATTGATGCTTACTGCAAGTTAAATGAAGAAGGAATTGCAAAATCTGTTGAGGTTTGGCAAGATGAAAAGTTAGTCGGAGGTTTGTACGGAATTGATTTGGGAAAAGGAAATATCTTTTGCGGAGAAAGCATGTTTTCTAAAGTTTCAAACGCCTCAAAAGTTGCTTTTATCGCTTTAGCTTTACATTTGCAAAAAGAAAATTACAAATTATTAGATTGCCAGGTTTATAATCCTCATTTAGAGAGTTTAGGTTGTCGTGAAATTGAACGTGAAGAGTTTATGTCTATTTTAAAAAGTAAATAA
- a CDS encoding DUF3127 domain-containing protein, producing the protein MEVIGKVKVVNPEQQVSASFKKRELVVTTDEQYPQHILIEFTQDKCDLLSSYKQGEAVKVSINLRGREWVNPQGETRYFNSIQGWRIERVGNEAPTQAPPMPAAQTFAPATNVSEDEPDDLPF; encoded by the coding sequence ATGGAAGTTATAGGAAAAGTAAAAGTGGTTAATCCTGAGCAACAAGTTAGTGCTTCATTCAAAAAAAGAGAATTAGTAGTTACTACAGATGAGCAGTATCCACAGCACATTTTAATCGAATTTACACAAGATAAATGCGATTTATTAAGCAGCTATAAACAAGGAGAGGCAGTAAAAGTTTCTATCAATTTAAGAGGAAGAGAGTGGGTTAATCCGCAAGGAGAAACAAGATATTTCAATAGTATTCAAGGTTGGAGAATCGAAAGAGTAGGTAACGAGGCGCCAACGCAAGCACCACCAATGCCAGCTGCACAAACTTTTGCTCCTGCAACAAATGTAAGCGAAGACGAACCAGACGATTTACCGTTCTAA
- a CDS encoding flavin reductase family protein has product MISINPKEIPTVKLQGYLQSAVGPRPIAFASTISAKGIPNLSPFSFFNVFSSNPPILVFSPSRRVRDNTVKHTLINAEETREVVINVVNYDIVQQTSLASTEYAEGVNEFIKAGLTQIPSDIVKPYRVKESPVQFECKITQIIPLGTEGGAGNLILCEVVKIHIHESILDENGTIDQHKIDLVSRLGKDWYSRSNQGLFEVAKPLTTLGVGVDAIPDFVKESAVFDGNDLGKLGNIEVLPTKEEVSIFVKENFSVKGVLSSDDQKKVHLEAKKYLDNGDVESAWKVLLAKK; this is encoded by the coding sequence ATGATTAGCATCAATCCAAAGGAAATACCGACAGTAAAACTACAAGGTTATCTGCAAAGTGCTGTGGGACCGAGACCAATAGCTTTTGCGAGTACAATAAGTGCAAAAGGAATTCCGAATTTGTCGCCTTTCAGTTTTTTTAATGTGTTTAGCTCCAATCCGCCAATTTTGGTTTTTTCGCCGTCAAGACGTGTTCGAGATAATACCGTAAAGCACACTTTGATTAATGCAGAAGAAACTCGCGAAGTTGTAATAAATGTTGTAAATTACGATATAGTTCAACAAACTTCATTGGCAAGCACAGAATATGCAGAAGGCGTAAATGAATTTATAAAAGCTGGTTTAACGCAAATCCCTTCAGATATTGTAAAACCATATCGAGTAAAAGAATCTCCGGTACAGTTTGAATGCAAGATTACGCAAATTATTCCGTTAGGAACTGAAGGAGGAGCAGGAAATTTGATTTTGTGTGAAGTAGTGAAAATTCATATTCATGAATCTATTTTAGATGAAAATGGAACAATCGACCAGCATAAAATTGATTTGGTTTCAAGGCTAGGAAAAGATTGGTATTCAAGATCTAATCAAGGACTTTTTGAAGTAGCAAAACCCTTGACAACACTAGGAGTAGGCGTAGATGCGATTCCAGATTTTGTAAAAGAAAGCGCTGTTTTTGATGGCAATGATTTAGGTAAATTAGGAAACATTGAGGTCTTGCCCACAAAAGAAGAAGTTAGTATATTTGTGAAGGAAAATTTTTCTGTAAAAGGAGTTTTAAGTTCTGATGACCAGAAAAAAGTACATTTAGAAGCAAAAAAATACTTGGATAATGGCGATGTAGAATCGGCTTGGAAAGTGCTTTTAGCAAAAAAATAA
- a CDS encoding HAMP domain-containing sensor histidine kinase: protein MSFSERTNTTRWIIISVCFIIISLILWNTYTFFQIFKIEERLKMKLFVNAQITLVNANENTDVELPLQIFSNNTTIPGIIMLYDKVVSAKNVPDEVLNDKKKRTAFLNKLKNENEPITFEYAPGKYQTLYYGNSELLNKLKYYPIALALIIFLCIALIYNFYKSTKMATQNKLWAGMAKETAHQIGTPLSSLIGWVEILKTEEIDPSISTEIEKDIERLQTITDRFSKIGSVPVLGLYDIVEETKNAYEYLQSRFSKQVAFSFKAPENAIFGMINPTLHSWTIENLVKNAIDAMKGKGTLDLQIEQDAHHVKINIKDSGTGISKKQFKTIFEPGFTTKKRGWGLGLSLTKRIVEEYHNGKIKVLNSEIGKGTTFQISLNKKVQ from the coding sequence ATGTCTTTTTCTGAAAGAACAAATACAACCCGCTGGATTATTATTTCGGTTTGCTTTATCATCATTTCTCTAATTCTTTGGAACACTTATACTTTCTTCCAAATATTTAAAATTGAGGAACGCTTAAAAATGAAGCTTTTTGTAAATGCTCAAATTACGCTTGTAAACGCAAATGAAAACACCGATGTAGAACTACCTCTTCAGATTTTTAGCAACAACACCACAATTCCTGGTATTATAATGTTGTACGACAAAGTTGTGAGCGCTAAAAATGTTCCTGACGAAGTTCTTAATGATAAGAAAAAAAGAACTGCTTTTTTGAATAAGTTAAAAAATGAAAATGAACCTATCACTTTTGAATATGCGCCTGGAAAATATCAGACATTATATTACGGAAATTCAGAATTACTGAATAAACTTAAATATTACCCAATTGCTTTAGCACTAATTATTTTCTTATGCATTGCCTTAATTTATAATTTCTACAAAAGCACAAAAATGGCTACCCAAAATAAACTTTGGGCAGGAATGGCAAAAGAAACCGCGCATCAAATCGGAACGCCTTTGTCTTCTTTGATTGGGTGGGTTGAAATTTTAAAAACAGAAGAAATCGATCCTTCTATTTCTACAGAAATAGAAAAAGATATTGAACGTTTGCAAACTATTACAGACCGTTTTTCTAAAATTGGTTCTGTACCTGTTTTAGGACTTTATGATATTGTTGAAGAAACAAAAAATGCTTACGAATATCTTCAATCTCGATTTTCTAAACAAGTTGCTTTTTCGTTTAAAGCTCCTGAAAATGCAATTTTCGGCATGATTAATCCAACTTTGCATAGCTGGACGATTGAAAATTTGGTTAAAAATGCCATTGATGCCATGAAAGGAAAAGGAACTTTAGATCTTCAGATTGAACAAGATGCTCATCATGTAAAAATCAATATTAAAGATTCTGGAACCGGAATTTCTAAAAAACAGTTTAAAACAATTTTTGAACCTGGTTTCACAACAAAAAAACGTGGTTGGGGACTCGGTCTTTCTTTAACCAAAAGAATTGTAGAAGAATACCACAACGGAAAAATTAAAGTTTTAAATTCTGAAATTGGAAAAGGAACTACGTTTCAGATTTCTTTAAATAAAAAAGTGCAGTAA